The sequence TCACGATACCTTTCCCCTGCAAGCATTTCAAACCCGCTTCTATCACCGTCCATTTTGATGAATCGACCATGATAGGCAACTTGGCGATATCCGGCTCGGATGCCAGCAGGTTCAGGAACTTGGTCATGGTCGCTTCCGAATCGATCATGCCTTCGTCCATATTCACGTCTATCACCTGCGCGCCGCCTTCTACCTGCTGGCGGGCAACGGTTAAGGCGCCCTCGTAATCCTCGGCCAGTATCAGCTTACTGAATTTTGGCGACCCGGTGATATTGGTACGCTCACCCACGTTCACAAAATTGGTTTCGGGCGTAATGGTAACGGCTTCCAGACCGCTCAGGCGCATGTAGGGCGCTATCTCAGGGCGCTTGCGGGGTTTTACATTGGCGGCTTTTTCGGCAATGGCACGGATATGGTCGGGCGTGGTACCGCAGCAACCGCCTACGATATTCACCATCCCGTTCAGCATAAAATCTTCTACCAGGTGCGCGGTCTCGTGCGGAACTTCGTCGTACTGGCCAAACTCGTTTGGCAAACCGGCATTAGGGTAGGCCGATACAAAAACATCGGCTTTGTGTGCCAGCTCTTCCAGGTGAGGGCGCATTTCTTTAGCACCCAGCGCACAGTTCAAACCTACCGAAAGCAGGTTGGCATGCTGTACCGAATCCCAAAAAGCCTCGACCGTCTGGCCTGATAAGGTACGGCCAGATGCATCGGTAATGGTACCCGATATCATCAATGGCAAGCCCGACCCCTCTCTAAATCTCTCCCCGGAAGGGAGAGACTTCCTTAATTCCGGGTTAGCTCTTAATTCATCAAAATAACGTTTGGCAGCAAACAGGGCAGCCTTTGCGTTAAGGGTATCAAAAATAGTTTCGATCAGTAAAAGGTCCGATCCGCCATCCACCAATCCGCGGATCTGGTCGTAATAGGCATCGGCTAAAATATCAAAGTTAACGGCACGATAGCCTGGGTCGTTAACATCGGGCGATAGCGACGCGGTACGGTTCGTTGGCCCAACAGCACCAGCCACAAAGCGCGGCTTTTCGGGCGTAAGTTGATTGTATTCGTCCACCACTTCGCGGGCAATGCGGGCACCCTCGTAGCTCATCTCGTAAGCCAGTTCTTCCATGTGGTAGTCGGCCAGCGAAATTACCTGCGTGCTGAATGTGTTGGTCTCGATGATATCGGCACCGGCATCAAGGTATTCTTTATGGATGGCTTTGATCACATCCGGGCGCGTCAGGTTCAGCAGGTCGTTATTGCCTTTTAAATCAGACTTATGGTCGCGGAAGCGCTCCCCACGGAAGTCTTCTTCCGTAAGGTTGTACCGCTGTATCATGGTACCCATGGCCCCGTCTATCACCAGGATGCGTTTCTCTAATTCTTTTCTAATATCCATTGTTGAGATATGAGATGCGAGATTTGAGATGTGAGACATTTCACACCCAGATGCAGCATCTTAACAGTTACGGAGATATCAGATATATGGGAACAGACACCCAAAATGGTCTCAAATCTCATATCTAATATCTCACATCTATAAAGCGGCTTATATCGAAAAGTCGGGTAGTACTTTGACCTTCGCTTATCTTTCCCGCAGCCTTAAGGGGCTTGAGTAGAATTTAGCACCTTGTTAGCACAGGTTGCTAAGACATCGCAGGGTCTAATCCCTCCGTCTTTCTCTATAAGCAGTGCAAAATTGCGCAATAAACTTATCAATTGCAAATGGAATTAGCAGGGGTATTACTAAGCTGATACTACTATGATAAATTAATTGCAGATATTTGAACTATTGAAACTCATTCGCTCAAATATCGAACTCCTGTTTTGGGTAGCCGCACTCATCGCTCTCGGCTTTAGCGACCCAACGCAAACTCATTTTGTGCTGTGTCCACTGCGATTAATGGGCTTTACCTGGTGCCCCGGCTGTGGGATCGGCCACGCGATAGCTTATCTTTTTCATGGCAATATTGCCGCATCGTGGCATGCGCATTGGTTGGGGATACCAGCTTTGGCGGTATTGCTTTACCGGATAGTTACTTTATCGGTTACCCGGTACAAAGAGTATACATAACCCAATCCTTTTCAGTAAACCAGCGACTGGAATTTCTTATTATCCCTTAAAAATCCAAACGCCGGCTCCGTCCGCAATGGTTGTTTGGAGAAGTTATGGCTGATAGCTTGCTTGAGGTAATAAAGCGTACCGCTTTCGTCTTTATCGGCGGCAACCAGTAAGGCATGGCGATAGTATACCAGAGGGTTTTCGGGTTCGAAGACTTCAGATACTGTCAGCAACTCAGCCGCAGTATCATACCGTTTCGCGCTGTAATAATTGCCAAAGCTTTCGGCGGCGTTAGCTATGATGAACGCTTTTTGTCGGGCCACATAATTGCTATCGGCCGGTAGGTGTGATAGCAGCATTTTGTTAAGCGATGCTAACTCGTTTTTCCACCAGCCTTTGGTTTTTATGGCGGTGGTATTCGCGGTGATGATCTGCTGAAAAGCTTCGGCAATCTTTTGCTGACAGGCATTTTCCTTGATCATCAATTGCTTTTCCTGTGCCAGCTCATCCCGGTAGCCGGCAGATGTTTCCAGTGCTTTCAGCTTTTCAGCATAATCTGCATCTTGTTTTATGCTGAGATACTGCCGGTACAAGTTTGCCTTAGTAGCTACCGAAATGTTTTGCCCGATAAGGCCATCTATCAAGGCCCTGTATTGTACGATCTTATCTTCATTGCTTTGTTTTTGATGTTGGAGGAGCGACCATAACAACGCGCTCATAAAAACATCAACCGGCGGCCAGCGGTGAGGGCCAGCGAACATTTGCAAAGCACTAACACTCCCGCTTGATTGCAAGGTTTGCACAACCTGCTGCAACTCTACATAGTTAAAATCCTGGTTACCTGCGATGGCAGCCAGAGTCCATGGCAATTTTGCTTTGGGGATGGGCTCGCTGAAACCCGCACTACAGGCAATTATACCTGTTATACCGCCGGATTGCAGCCCTATGGTAGTTGCCACCCTTGCCCCACCCGAGAAACCGGCAAGGTAAACCTGCCGCTCGTCGATACTGTATTTCTTAAATGCGTCGGTAAACATCGCGGTGGCCGCGTTTAGCGATTCGCCCATCGGGCCATTGCGGCTATTGTTGGATGCGATGAGGATAAAGCCATATTCGGTTGCCGCTTTTCGGTATAAACCAACCACCATTTTACCCCGCGCAGCCGGATCGAACAGGAAAATTACCGGATATTTTTGCTGTTTTTGATAATTTTTTGGCAATAGCAGGCTGTATGATCGTATAGTATCCGCATCGCATCTGATGGTTTGGATGCTATCTGTCTGTGCAAGTGAAATACTTGCTTGCAGTATGATGAACAGAAAAAACAGGTACCTCATTGCGTTAATAGTTAACGAGGTAAAGTAGGGAGTTTTTAGGTTTTGGGATAAGCGGGAATCAACTTCCTTGCAAGCAGATTAATAATGATATCTGCATTGAAGTATTATTATTGAGTCGGCATCAATCTTGTAAACTACACGGTGTTCGAGATTGATCCTGCGTGACCACCATCCAGCAAGGTTATGCCTTAGTGGCTCCGGTTTGCCACTGCCTTCAAATGGTGTTCGTTCAATTTCCTTAATTAGCGAGTTTATTTTTTTAAGAATAGATTTATCCGTGGATTGCCAATACAAATAATCCTCCCAACCCTGATCGAGAAATATAATTTTCATTCTTCGGCAAGGCTTCTTTCTGTACCTAAACCTTTTTCGTAGTCTTCTATCCCCTTCAGTAAACGGGCGGCATTGGCAGGGCTTTTTAATAGGTAAAAAGTTTCCTCCATACTTTCGTAGTCGGCTTTTGAAAGCACAACTACATCTTCGCCATTTGCGCTTGTAACATATAGAGGGGTATGGCTTTTACGTACTTTATCTAAATACGATTTTAACTGTTGCCTGAATGAAGTATATGTAGTAGTTAGCATTTATTTTTTTATAAAGATATAATAACAAACAAACATGTACAAGTTTCTGTACATGTTTGTTTGTTAAAACCGCCCCAAATAAGTAACCTTATAATTTGCAGCCACATGATATCGCCAACCATAACTATTGATACATCCCGCCGGGCAATCGCCCGATTTCATGGCGAAACCAATATCTACCCCCGATGGCATGATGGTATAGGTAATATCGTTCCCATCACCGATAGCGCCGTCCTGTTCGGCACTAATAATATAGGGAAAGCTTTTAAAGGCGGTCAACAGCGGCGGGATGTTATATTTGGCATTGGTTGTAATGGCCACAAAACCGAAAGAGGGGGTATATAGCGATCTATAAAAAGTAAAGCCATATTTGCTCATCAGGTTATTAAAACCGGCATCTGTTGGGGTATAACTTAATACTTTTTGTCCTTCTGTGCTATTTTTATCTACTTGCAAGCTAATGCCGCTTAAACTGATGTGCGGGTAAACATGCATCTTCATGGCGCTGTCGCTTTGCGGCGTTTTCAGATTGTACACTGCCTGCAGGTTAGCCAGTATCTTATTCAGTTCGCCCTGGTTAAATTGAGGTTTATCCTTATCGGTACTTACACTGCCATTTTGCAGCAGCCTGAAAAGCAGTTGTTGGGCATCAGCGGTATAATTATCGGCAATCACCGGGTCGATATATATTTCCGCACCAGGATCTTTCTTTTTACAGGCAACAAACAGCAGGCATATCAGCGCAAACAGTATCGGTCTTTTCATACTCAAGGTTTTATATCCTTACGCAACCAATCAAACAAACGCTACAGCATCCTATCGTTTCAGGTAATGCAAGGCCATACAGCCTTGTTGAATGATCTTCGTATCCACCAATTCCATTTTTATATTTTCGTTCAAGTTGATACCATCGCCCCAGCGCGGCCCGGAGCCAACAACGGCAGGGTGGATCACCAAATAAAGTTCATCGATCAACCCGGCCTGCATTAATTGCGAGCGTACGCTCATGCCGCCG comes from Mucilaginibacter mali and encodes:
- a CDS encoding DUF2752 domain-containing protein, producing the protein MQIFELLKLIRSNIELLFWVAALIALGFSDPTQTHFVLCPLRLMGFTWCPGCGIGHAIAYLFHGNIAASWHAHWLGIPALAVLLYRIVTLSVTRYKEYT
- a CDS encoding Txe/YoeB family addiction module toxin, producing MKIIFLDQGWEDYLYWQSTDKSILKKINSLIKEIERTPFEGSGKPEPLRHNLAGWWSRRINLEHRVVYKIDADSIIILQCRYHY
- a CDS encoding type II toxin-antitoxin system Phd/YefM family antitoxin; translated protein: MLTTTYTSFRQQLKSYLDKVRKSHTPLYVTSANGEDVVVLSKADYESMEETFYLLKSPANAARLLKGIEDYEKGLGTERSLAEE